Below is a window of Cytobacillus firmus DNA.
CGGCATTTGCCAATAACAGATGAAGATGGCAGACTCCAGGGACTTGTAACAGATAGGGATATTCGGGACGCCACACCTTCTATTTTTCATACAGAACTGTTTAAGGAAGATCTGCAGAGACCGTTAAAAATGATTATGAAGACAGATATCATCACTGGTCATCCGCTTGATTTTGCTGAAGAAATTGCTGCGGTTTTTTATGAGCAGCGGATTGGCTGCCTTCCCATATTAAACGATAATAAGCTGGTTGGGATTGTCACAGAAACCGATTTGCTTCATACATTAGTTCAATTGACGGGAGCTCATCAGCCAGGCTCGCAGATTGAAGTGAAGGTGCCGAACAAGGCGGGCATGCTGTTTGAAATCGCTGAAGTCATTTGCAGAAGGAAGGCAAATATCCAGAGTGTCCTTGTATACCCTGACAAAACAGATGATAAATTTAAAATATTGGTGATAAGGGTACAAACAATGAATCCTACACTTGTAGTAGAAGATTTGAAAAAAGCAGGCCATCACGTTTTATGGCCAAATATGCCGGGGATTTCACTATGACACATGATTCAGTATTTGTTTATTCGGAAGACCTGCTGAATTACAAATTCGGCAAAAATCATCCTTTTAATCAGATAAGGCTGAAGCTGACACTCGATTTGCTCAAAAATATAAATGCCATCGATGACTGTCATATTATCCCGCCGCGCCAGGCTTCGGATGAAGAGCTTCACCTGATTCATGATCCAAATTATGTGAATGCTGTCAAGCTTGCCGGCCGTGGACAGCTTCCTGAGGAATCATGTGAAAACTATGGTCTTGGAACAGAGGACACACCTATATTTTCCAATATGCACGAAGCGAGCTCTCTTTTAGTAGGAGGCACCCTGGCAGCCGTTGATGCCGTTATGAACGGACGTGCTAAGCATGCACTGCACCTTGGCGGAGGCCTTCACCACGGTTTTAGGGGAAAAGCCTCCGGATTTTGCATTTACAACGATAGCTCAGTAGCCATAAAGTACATGCAGGAAAAGTATAAAGCCCGTGTTTTGTATGTAGATACTGATGCTCATCATGGTGACGGTGTCCAATGGTCATTTTATGATGACCCGGATGTATGCACCCTATCAATTCATGAAACAGGCCGATACCTTTTTCCTGGTACCGGAAATATCAATGAACGGGGACAAGGGAAAGGATATGGTTTCTCTTTTAATATTCCCGTGGACGCTTTTACTGAAGACGACTCCTGGCTGCATGCATACCGTACAGCTTTTCGGGAGGTTGCGGAATTTTTCAAGCCTGATGTAATTTTGACGCAAAATGGGGCTGATGCACATTACCTTGACCCTCTTACCCATTTATCATCTACTATAAAAATCTATAGGGAAATTCCGAAACTGGCTCATGAAATTGCCCATGAATATTGCGGAGGGAAATGGATTGCAGTCGGCGGCGGCGGCTATGACATTTGGAGAGTTGTTCCCCGGGCATGGGCCATGATTTGGCTCGAAATGACTGAAAACTCTAATTGTTACGGCAATATCCCGGAGGAATGGATAAATAAGTGGAAAGAACACGCACCTGTGCCTCTTCCCTCTGAATGGGAAGATCCGGCTGATTTATATAACCCTATCCCCCGTAAAAGTGAAATAACTGAAAAAAATGCCCGGACATTGGACAAGGTTCTATATCCCATCCGGAACAAATCAATGACAGAGTCTAAATAAGAAAGTGACTGGCCGGAAACATCCGGCTGCCATTTCTTCACAGTCAAATAAACAGGCCTGGCTTTAGCCAGACCTGTTTATTGATTGTTCTCTTCATTAAATTTCGGATCAGAAATAATGATTTCAACACGCCTGTTTTTCTCCCAATTTTCCGGTCCGGAATTGGGAACGATGGGACGGGTTTCCCCGTAGCCGATAGCCATAAATCTGTGGCTGTCAAGGTTATGCCCTTCTGTTAAATATCTGATTACTGTACTGGCCCTGGCAGCAGATAACTCCCAATTGGACGGATATCTATATGTAGTTATGGGCCGGTCATCAGTATGTCCTTCCACCTTCACCAGGTTGGGCATGTTTGCTAACAGGGTTCCTACTTTATCCAGGAAAGGGTAGGAGCTCTCTATAAGACTGGCCTCCCCGGATTCGAATAAAACCTGTTCCTGCAGGACGAGAACGACACCACGCTCCGTTCTGTTTGCCACTATAACCTCTTCTAAACCATTCACATCCAGAAAGGACTGTATTTCCATCTGGAGCTCATCAAGCGAATCAAATTGACCGCTGCCTTCTTTTTCCGTATTTTCTTCCATTTCTCCCTGATTCTCCGCTGGAATGATGGACGGCTGGAAATCAAGCACCTGTTTGTCCCGGAAAGAGTCAGAAATCGCCTGAAATTTCATTAAATCAATCTGTGACATTGAAAATAGCAGGATAAAGAAAACCAATATTAATGTAACGAGATCTGAGAAAGTCACCATCCAGATTGGGGCACCTTTAGGAGGCTTAGGAGATCTTCGCCTACGCCTCATGATTCAAAGCCTCCCCCGCGTTTACTGCCCTCTCAAGCTCTCTCCGTTCCTCAGAGGATAAAAAGGCGCTCAGCTTCTCCTCCAGAATTTTGGGGTTTTGACCGGATTGAACACCGATGACCCCTTCAATAATGATCTCCTTTAAAAATACTTCCTTCTCTGTCTTCAAAGCCAGCTTTGCTGCCATCGGCAGAAAAATAAGATTGGCCAGAAGTGAGCCATATAATGTAGTCAATAAGGCAATGGCCATATTTGGCCCAAGAGTGGAGGGATCATTTAAATTTTTCAGCATCAGAACCAGGCCGATCAGAGTTCCTATCATCCCCCATGCAGGAGCGTACTCACCCGCTCTTTCAAGAATACTTCTGCCTTTTCTGTGCCTCTCTTCCATCGCCATTATTTCTGCATTCATAATGTCAGTAATGACATCCGGCTCTATGCCATCCACAGCCAGATAAATGCCTTTCCGAATAAAAGAATCTTCAACTTCCCCGACTTCAGCCTCAAGCGACAATAGCCCTTCACGCCGGGCACGCTCAGAGAGTTTGACAAAAATCCCAATCAGGTCGCCAACGCTTTGTTCTTCACTGGAAAAAACCTGCTTAAAAACTGTGGGCATATGCCTGATATCTTTTAATGGGAAACTAACAAGCAAACCGGCTATTAATCCGCCTAAAACAATAAGGATTGATGAAGGGTCAATAAATGATAAAAATCCAGCTGCTCCACCATTCCACATAATCCCAAAAATGAGCATAGCCAGGCCCGCCAATAACCCAGCAGGTGTTAACATATCGAACTTTCTCATACTCTCTCTCCCTGATCCACTGCATTATCTAAAAGTTTTAGTATAAAGTGAAACTCAATCAGTGGGGGTGCTTTTCTCCCCGCTGGTTGTTAGTTGAGGCCCACAGGAAGCGGGTCACAAAGACGTTGCCACAGGACAAGGAAGGCAACGGCAGCGATAAATCGCACGACCGAAAGCGGCAGCTTTTGGGAGGATGTGGCGTTTTTAGTCTTTGTTCCTCTTTTCAGGCCTTTACATTATAAAGCGAGGCGACTTGCCCAGGGGTGACAAGCGAGCCCCTAGGAGCCGCAGCTAGATTGGGCAGTTTGATCGCCACTTTCTCCTTTAAATCCACTGAGTCTTGAAAGGGGGATCTTACTGCCCGTTAGACTGCGATAAATTTTGACAGAAAGAAACGCCTTTCATATTAAGGCGTTTCTCTTTCTTCCCTTGTCCAGCTGCAGTGCCTAGCCCTCGAGTCGCTTCGGTCCAGATGCTGAAGTCAAAGAACGACTTCAACTTCTGGCCCTCCAGCGCTTGTCGGGACTGGTCGAGGCGCTTCCGCTTGTCTTTTATATCGGCATGTTTCTTATTTTGTTGAGCTTCGTTCTTCAATTCGATGTGGAAGTACAACAATTTGCTCATCGACAGATTCTTTATTCATAAGTTTTGTAAGTAATCTCATGGCAACTGCACCGATATCATACAATGGCTGTACAACTGATGTCAGCTGAGGACGTACCATTAAAGTCAATCTGGTATTGTCTGAACTGATGACCTCAAAGTCTTTAGGAACATCATAGCCTTTATCTTCAGCACCATGGATAATTCCCAAAGCCATTTCATCAGATCCTGCAAAAATAGCAGTTGGGCGAGGTTCAGCCTCGAGCAGTTTTTCAAAGGCTTCTATACCTGAATCGTACGTATAATCTCCTTCAACCACCAATTCATCACGGAAGGATACTTCAGCTTCTTCCAATGCACGCTTATAGCCTGCAAGCTTCTTTTCCTGATTAATCGGCTCGCGGAGGGGCCCTACC
It encodes the following:
- a CDS encoding acetoin utilization protein AcuC; the encoded protein is MTHDSVFVYSEDLLNYKFGKNHPFNQIRLKLTLDLLKNINAIDDCHIIPPRQASDEELHLIHDPNYVNAVKLAGRGQLPEESCENYGLGTEDTPIFSNMHEASSLLVGGTLAAVDAVMNGRAKHALHLGGGLHHGFRGKASGFCIYNDSSVAIKYMQEKYKARVLYVDTDAHHGDGVQWSFYDDPDVCTLSIHETGRYLFPGTGNINERGQGKGYGFSFNIPVDAFTEDDSWLHAYRTAFREVAEFFKPDVILTQNGADAHYLDPLTHLSSTIKIYREIPKLAHEIAHEYCGGKWIAVGGGGYDIWRVVPRAWAMIWLEMTENSNCYGNIPEEWINKWKEHAPVPLPSEWEDPADLYNPIPRKSEITEKNARTLDKVLYPIRNKSMTESK
- the motS gene encoding flagellar motor protein MotS — encoded protein: MRRRRRSPKPPKGAPIWMVTFSDLVTLILVFFILLFSMSQIDLMKFQAISDSFRDKQVLDFQPSIIPAENQGEMEENTEKEGSGQFDSLDELQMEIQSFLDVNGLEEVIVANRTERGVVLVLQEQVLFESGEASLIESSYPFLDKVGTLLANMPNLVKVEGHTDDRPITTYRYPSNWELSAARASTVIRYLTEGHNLDSHRFMAIGYGETRPIVPNSGPENWEKNRRVEIIISDPKFNEENNQ
- the motP gene encoding flagellar motor protein MotP — translated: MRKFDMLTPAGLLAGLAMLIFGIMWNGGAAGFLSFIDPSSILIVLGGLIAGLLVSFPLKDIRHMPTVFKQVFSSEEQSVGDLIGIFVKLSERARREGLLSLEAEVGEVEDSFIRKGIYLAVDGIEPDVITDIMNAEIMAMEERHRKGRSILERAGEYAPAWGMIGTLIGLVLMLKNLNDPSTLGPNMAIALLTTLYGSLLANLIFLPMAAKLALKTEKEVFLKEIIIEGVIGVQSGQNPKILEEKLSAFLSSEERRELERAVNAGEALNHEA
- a CDS encoding acetoin utilization AcuB family protein yields the protein MIVEEIMKTDVTALSKEDTIADAIRIMSEKRIRHLPITDEDGRLQGLVTDRDIRDATPSIFHTELFKEDLQRPLKMIMKTDIITGHPLDFAEEIAAVFYEQRIGCLPILNDNKLVGIVTETDLLHTLVQLTGAHQPGSQIEVKVPNKAGMLFEIAEVICRRKANIQSVLVYPDKTDDKFKILVIRVQTMNPTLVVEDLKKAGHHVLWPNMPGISL